ACCTTGGCACCACCATGCTCCTTCTGCTTATCCTGGCGGGCATGATACTTTTTCACGGACTCAAGGGCTATGTGCTGAAAACATGCCTTCTGGCCGTGCCCGGCGTGGGGGCCCTCATGTGGTTTGTGGGCATGCACGACTACCAGCGCCAGCGCATTCTGACCTTCCTTGACCCCACCACCGACCCGCGCGGCACCGGCTACCACATCATCCAGTCGCGCATCGCCATCGGCTCCGGCGAGCTCTGGGGCAAGGGCTTCAAAGAAGGCACGCAAAGCCAGCTACGCTTCTTGCCAGAGCGCCATTCAGACTTTGCCGTGGCCGTTTTTGGCGAGGAATGGGGCTTTGTGGGCTGCGTTGCCCTGGTCACCCTGTTCTGCCTCTTTTTGCTTTCCATCTTTTCCACAGCCGTGCAGGCCAAGGACCGTTTTGGCAGCATGCTGGTGGTCGGGGTATTCTTTTACTTTTTCTGGCAGATACTTATCAACATGGGCATGGTCATCGGCATCATGCCCGTGGTGGGCATTCCGCTGCCCTTCATCAGCTACGGGGGCAGCGCCACCCTGGTCAATTTCACGCTGCTGGGCATAGTGCTCAACGTGTCCATGCGGCGATTCATGTTCAAGGGATAATTGCAAATATAACGGGGAGACTGCTGTGGCCAAGGACGAAATAGCCTACCTGGGTTCCGATACAGTTTATGAAGGCAAACTGCATTTCAAGGGCACCGTGCGCATTGAAGGCAAGTACAATGGCGAGATCGTGAGCGAAGGCACACTGAATGTGGGCAAGGACGCTCAGGTCACCGGCACGCTTGATGTGGGCGAACTTCTGCTCTCCGGCCGGTTCTCCGGCGAAATCACGGCCCGCCGCCGCGTGGTCGTCTACGGATCGGGCATACTTGAAGGCCGCGTGCAAACCCCCGTGCTGCTGACCGAAGAAGGCGGCATCATCGAAGGCCAGGTGAGCATGCAGAGCTCCGGCAAGGTCAAAGCCTAGGAAACGCTGATTTATAGAGTTCTGTGGGGGAGGGACCCTTTTGCAAAAGGGTCCCTCCCCCACGCCCCCACCCCCTAAAACTCTTGGTATGATTTTGCAGCGTTGAAAGGGGTTCTGCTTTGGAATAGGACGTTAGAGCATTTTACCTTTGAAAAAACGTACATGCTCTACCGCTGCTCCAACATACTGCAACGTGCGGTATGACGTGAACGCGCGTCAAAACACCGCCAGCAAGAAATGCAGCCTGCTTAGGCGCACAGCCCACTCTGAAGCACAGGCACATAGGCACGCCGCCCGCACAAGAAATTCAGCCCGCCCAGAGCCACAGCCCGCACAAGGCTTTTTATTCCACCCCGCCTGCGGCCCAAGGGGCCGCCCACGCCGCCATTTGCCCCATGTGACAAAATAGCGCATACTCACACACTGGCGCGTTGCATAACCGACACTGTCAGTTGGCAGTATGGCTTGCATACGCGTATGCGCAGAGCCGCCAGAAACGCCACCCTGGCGTTACCCGCGTAGCGACATTGCGACCCCCATGGCGGACGCCTGCTCTCGCGCCCGCCAGAGCAACTTCAAAGTGCACTTGCTTGAGTGGCCCCGGCCACAGTACAGGCAGACTACTTTGCAACGCTTTCTTCAAGGAGGCACACATGGCACAAGA
This DNA window, taken from Desulfovibrio sp. 86, encodes the following:
- a CDS encoding bactofilin family protein yields the protein MAKDEIAYLGSDTVYEGKLHFKGTVRIEGKYNGEIVSEGTLNVGKDAQVTGTLDVGELLLSGRFSGEITARRRVVVYGSGILEGRVQTPVLLTEEGGIIEGQVSMQSSGKVKA
- the rodA gene encoding rod shape-determining protein RodA, translating into MDKSLLSYINWGLLACMLLLYLVGVGNLYSASGTRVESGLAFNSFYQRQIIWGLCGLACMLLAMMFDYRQLRNLAWPFFFLTIFLLLLVPIAGKTVYGAKRWISLGFMSLQPSELAKLSVLVLAARLLARDSRPLGWKDFFSVFFVCLLPCALIITQPDLGTTMLLLLILAGMILFHGLKGYVLKTCLLAVPGVGALMWFVGMHDYQRQRILTFLDPTTDPRGTGYHIIQSRIAIGSGELWGKGFKEGTQSQLRFLPERHSDFAVAVFGEEWGFVGCVALVTLFCLFLLSIFSTAVQAKDRFGSMLVVGVFFYFFWQILINMGMVIGIMPVVGIPLPFISYGGSATLVNFTLLGIVLNVSMRRFMFKG